In Eschrichtius robustus isolate mEscRob2 chromosome 11, mEscRob2.pri, whole genome shotgun sequence, the following proteins share a genomic window:
- the LOC137771816 gene encoding LOW QUALITY PROTEIN: large ribosomal subunit protein uL30-like (The sequence of the model RefSeq protein was modified relative to this genomic sequence to represent the inferred CDS: inserted 1 base in 1 codon; substituted 1 base at 1 genomic stop codon) has product MAEEEPRKKIPLVPENLLKKRKAYQALKATQAKQALLQRKEQRKGKEIKFKRLEWFLHDSWRQLRDRVRLRRLEVKPHGLEVPDKHSLAFVLCIERINGVSLLVQRTITRLRLNKXFSGVFMQVTPQTIKTLRIVEPYVTWGFPNLKXVRELILKRGQAKVKNKIIPLTDNTVIEEHLGKFGVICLEDLIHEIAFPGKNFQVISGFLRPFQLSVAHHATKNRVGFLKEVGSPGYRGERINQLIRQLN; this is encoded by the exons ATGGCAGAGGAAGAGCCAAGAAAAAAGATCCCTTTGGTTCCAGAAAATCTCCTGAAAAAGAGGAAGGCTTATCAAGCTCTGAAAGCCACCCAGGCAAAGCAGGCGCTTTTGCAAAGGAAGgagcagaggaaaggaaaagagatcaAGTTTAAGCGACTAGAATGGTTCCTACATGATTCCTGGCGGCAACTACGTGACAGGGTGCGACTCAGACGACTAGAAGTGAAACCTCACGGCTTGGAAGTGCCGGATAAACATTCCTTggcctttgttttatgcatcgaaAGGATTAATGGGGTGAGTTTACTGGTGCAGAGGACCATTACAAGACTTCGCCTGAATA ATTTCAGTGGTGTCTTTATGCAAGTAACTCCTCAAACCATAAAAACGCTTCGTATAGTGGAACCTTATGTGACCTGGGGATTTCCAAATTTGAAGTAAGTTCGGGAACTCATCTTGAAACGTGGACAAGCCAAGGTCAAGAATAAAATCATCCCTTTGACAGACAACACAGTGATTGAGGAGCACCTGGGGAAGTTTGGTGTCATTTGCTTGGAAGACCTCATTCACGAAATTGCCTTCCCGGGGAAGAATTTTCAGGTGATCTCAGGGTTCTTGCGCCCTTTCCAACTCTCAGTGGCCCATCACGCTACCAAGAATAGAGTGGGCTTCCTCAAGGAAGTGGGCTCACCTGGCTATCGAGGTGAACGCATCAATCAGCTCATCCGGCAGCTGAACTAA